A window from Toxoplasma gondii ME49 chromosome IX, whole genome shotgun sequence encodes these proteins:
- a CDS encoding RNA polymerase Rpb7, N-terminal domain-containing protein (encoded by transcript TGME49_292310~Predicted trans-membrane domain (TMHMM2.0):34-57:91-114:152-175) — protein sequence MQLSRGKVDGSHDMLRVFLCSIKAMKRLLCLRHPCSSLVFVFLCCFSPVLSLFLSFSGSRIDACVVSSVSRKNVDARQDLLFFWNLFPFPRFPFFSVFLCVSSLLADLSSFVFVPLRNAPTVGPVSCGASSRQLAPPFSSSRLLLIAVVRSPLAPFFLLVVRYLFLPWFAVPVFAEKMFVISLLQDAVSVLPETQMKNQGEVLRKAIEEKYLNKVVVNCGLAVAFYELRRIQSATIRSGDGSARYKVEFSLVFFRPFQGEILEGTLMHSDNHGLRISLGFFHDVYIPAAALREPKGFNAASERWWWGFEDHELEYAPLQQAIRFRVQEIRFDQALADGNGGAGTQELVAGAERMGLAPMVVLGAVDDDGLGMKTWWQ from the exons atgcagctgtcAAGAGGAAAGGTTGATGGGTCACATGACATGCTGCGAGTTTTCCTTTGCTCTATAAAAGCGATGAAACGTCTCCTGTGTTTGCGTCATCcgtgctcttctctcgttttcgtttttctgtgttgtttctctcctgtcctgtctctcttcctctctttttctgggTCGCGaatcgacgcatgcgtcgtctcGAGTGTGTCTCGGAAGAACGTCGACGCTCGTCAGGACCTGCTTTTCTTTTGGaatctctttccttttccacgctttcctttcttctccgtatttctctgtgtctcttctcttctcgcggacttgtcctctttcgtctttgtgCCTCTCCGCAACGCACCCACGGTTggccctgtctcctgtggcgcttcttcgcggcaGCTGGCACCACCGTTTTCAAGTTCGCGGCTTTTGCTTATCGCTGTCGTTCGTTCTCCACTTgctccgtttttcctcttggTCGTCAGATACCTCTTCCTCCCGTGGTTCGCTGTTCCAGTCTTCGCGGAGAAGATGTTCgtcatctctcttctccaagaTGCGGTCTCCGTCCTTCCCGAGACCCAAATGAAGAATCAAGGAGAAGTCTTGCGGAAAGCGATCGAAGAAAAATACCTGAACAAG GTTGTGGTGAACTGCGGCTTGGCAGTTGCGTTCTACGAGCTCCGGCGCATCCAGAGTGCGACGATTAGGTCTGGCGATGGGAGTGCACGGTACAAAGTTGagttctccctcgtcttcttccggcCTTTTCAGGGAGAAATCCTCGAGGGTACCCTCATGCACTCCGACAACCACGGCTTGCGAA TCTCGCTGGGTTTCTTCCACGACGTCTACATCCCCGCGGCGGCGCTTCGGGAGCCCAAGGGATTCAACGCGGCCTCCGAGCGCTGGTGGTGGGGGTTCGAGGACCATGAGCTCGAGTACGCTCCGCTTCAGCAGGCGATTCGTTTCCGTGTGCAGGAAATCCGCTTCGACCAGGCGCTCGCCGACGGCAACG gaggcgcaggaaCTCAGGAGCTGGTCGCTGGAGCGGAGCGTATGGGTTTGGCGCCGATGGTTGTTCTC GGGGCAGTCGACGATGATGGACTGGGGATGAAGACTTGGTGGCAGTGA